The Corynebacterium atypicum genome contains the following window.
CGGTTCATCATCGCAGAAAGCGACCTCAACGATCCCCGCCTCATCACCTCGCCCGATGCCCAGGGATGTGGGCTAGACGCGCAGTGGCTAGACGACCTCCACCACTGCCTGCACACCCTAACCGAGGGCGAGCAGCACGCCTACTACTGCGACTTTGGCAGGCTTTCTGACCTCGCCCGGGTGTTGCGTTCGGCGTACCGGTTCCAGGGCGACTATTCGATCTTTAGGGGCCGCAGCCACGGCCGTGGATTCGACACCTCGAAGGTGCCCGGCTCGCGCTTCATCGTCTACACCACCACCCACGATCAGACGGGAAACCGGGCGGCCGGAGACCGCGCGACCCAACGGATTAGCCGCCGTCAGCACCTTCTCAAATGCGCCTTCGTGGCCTTAAGCCCCTTCACCCCGATGATCTTCATGGGCGAAGAATACGGGGCGACGACCCCGTTTCCCTTCTTCGTCTCCCACGGCGACGAAGACCTGCTCGAGGCCACCCGCGCGGGGCGACTGCGCGAATTTGCCTCCGCGGGCTGGGACCCACTCGAGGTAGCAGATCCGGCGAGCAAAGAGACCTTCGCCGCCGCGCACTTGGATTGGTCGGCAGACGAAGAGGAGGCGCGCACCTTAGCCGCCGTGCGGCGCCTGTTGCAGCTGCGCCGCGAGCTTGCGGCCGGCGCCACCTCGCTCGCGGAAATCTCGGTGGACTACCAGGTCACCCGCACCGTGCGCCCGGAGCGCCCCGGCGCGGTGGCCTTGGAACAGGGCTGGCTAGCTGTGAACCACCCCCGGTTTGTACTCGTGGGGAATTTTTCCGGCGAAGAGGTCACCGTCGCCGCGCCCGCCGCCGGCACCCTGGTTTTTGGCACCGGCGAGCCCGCGGTACGCGGCGCGAAGTTGACGCTCGCCCCTTGGGCCTTCGCTGTGCTCGACACCTCGGGCCCCAACCAGGGGCTTGAAGGCTAGATGAGAAAGGAGTACTCCGGGGTGCCCGGGTGCAGCTGCTGGCAGCGAATCGGAGATTGATCCATCCGCCGGGTCAAGCCGTCTAGGTCGTCGGGGTTGCCCAGCTCGATCCCGACGAGCGCCGCACCCGTATCGCGGTTGTTGCGCTTCAAGTACTCGAATCGAATGATGTCATCGTCCGGGCCCAAGACCTCGTTGAGGAAGTGGCGCAGTTGTCCTGGCTCCTGAGGGAAGTTAACCAGGAAGTAGTGGCGCAAACCCCGGTGCACCAGGGAACGCTCCATGACCTCGTTGTACCGCAGGACGTCATTATTGCCCCCAGAAATGATGCACACCACCGTCGAGCCCGCCGCCAGGGAGGCCTCTGCTAGCCCCGCCACGGAGAGCGCTCCAGCAGGCTCGGCGATGATCCCCTCGTTTTGGTAGAGATCGAGCATCGCGGTGCACACCGCACCCTCGGCGGCTTTGGTCACGGTGATGCGCTCCTGGTTGACCGCCACGATCTGGTAGTTCAGGTCCCCTACCCGCTTGACCGCGGCGCCGTCGACAAACCCATCGACTGCCGCGAGAGTGACAGGGTGGCCGGCCTCGAGCGCCCCGCGCAGCGACTGCGCACCCTCGGGTTCCACGGCGAGCACCGCGGTCGACGGCGACATATCGGCGAGGTAACTGACCACCCCGGATAGCAGCCCGGCCCCACCGACCGGCACGCTGATCGTGTCCAGCGTGCGACCCTGGGCGGAGAGCTGGGCGAGGATCTCGGCGGCGACGGTGCCCTGGCCGATCACCGTGTCCCGAGCGGCGAAGGGCTCGACCATCACCGCCCCACGCGCGGCGGCGTCGGCGCGCGCGGCCTCGGCCGCCTCGTCGAAATTGTTGCCCGTGACCACCAGCTCCACGGCCTGACCCCCGTGTACCAGGATCCGGTCGCGCTTCTGCTTCGGGGTCTGGCTGGGCACGAAGATCTTGCCCGCGATGCCCAGCGCCTTGCATGCATACGCCACACCCTGCGCGTGGTTTCCGGCCGAGGCCGCCACGATGCCGGCCTCCCGGTCGGCCGGGCTGAGTTGGCTGACCGCGTTATACGCGCCACGGATCTTGTAGCTGCGCACATCCTGCAGATCCTCGCGCTTCAAGTACACGTTGGTGCCAGTCGCCTCCGACAGGCGTGGGCAGAACTGCAGCGGAGTGGGCGCGATCACCGCAGAGATTCGCGCCTGGGCCTGCTGGATGTCCGCAGCGTGTACGGGCTCGAAGGATTCCAGGCGTGCAGATCGCGTATCACTCATGGGAAGCGATCTTAGTATCGCCCGGTCAGCGGCCAAAAGTCGACCCGCACAGCAAGC
Protein-coding sequences here:
- the treZ gene encoding malto-oligosyltrehalose trehalohydrolase yields the protein MNAPLTPRLLQHDPTRPAVWAPRASRVRLVTSDPGGPRSELDARPGSWFVLPQDSAPLAPGTRYAFEVLPREDRSASGAESWSQPLPDPRSRRQPDGVHGFSEVYLDDFSFSDSAWTGRGLAGQVLYELHVGTFSPDGTFAGAAAKLDYLAELGVTAIELMPVQPFSGTRNWGYDPVSWYAVHEDYGGPDELKKLIDAAHSRGIAVVLDMVFNHFGPEGNYTGMFGPYTTPAATSWGDVVNLMGAGSDEVRAFILSATRQWLAEFHVDGLRLDAVHALDDRGAVSLLEQIAAVAREVQAATGRERFIIAESDLNDPRLITSPDAQGCGLDAQWLDDLHHCLHTLTEGEQHAYYCDFGRLSDLARVLRSAYRFQGDYSIFRGRSHGRGFDTSKVPGSRFIVYTTTHDQTGNRAAGDRATQRISRRQHLLKCAFVALSPFTPMIFMGEEYGATTPFPFFVSHGDEDLLEATRAGRLREFASAGWDPLEVADPASKETFAAAHLDWSADEEEARTLAAVRRLLQLRRELAAGATSLAEISVDYQVTRTVRPERPGAVALEQGWLAVNHPRFVLVGNFSGEEVTVAAPAAGTLVFGTGEPAVRGAKLTLAPWAFAVLDTSGPNQGLEG
- the ilvA gene encoding threonine ammonia-lyase IlvA, encoding MSDTRSARLESFEPVHAADIQQAQARISAVIAPTPLQFCPRLSEATGTNVYLKREDLQDVRSYKIRGAYNAVSQLSPADREAGIVAASAGNHAQGVAYACKALGIAGKIFVPSQTPKQKRDRILVHGGQAVELVVTGNNFDEAAEAARADAAARGAVMVEPFAARDTVIGQGTVAAEILAQLSAQGRTLDTISVPVGGAGLLSGVVSYLADMSPSTAVLAVEPEGAQSLRGALEAGHPVTLAAVDGFVDGAAVKRVGDLNYQIVAVNQERITVTKAAEGAVCTAMLDLYQNEGIIAEPAGALSVAGLAEASLAAGSTVVCIISGGNNDVLRYNEVMERSLVHRGLRHYFLVNFPQEPGQLRHFLNEVLGPDDDIIRFEYLKRNNRDTGAALVGIELGNPDDLDGLTRRMDQSPIRCQQLHPGTPEYSFLI